The DNA window tatatatatatatatatatatatatatatatatatatatatatatgaaactcATTTAGTGAGATGCatgtcaattttattattttattaataataataaacgaGTGTTATAAGCGTGTTTGATAACATCCCTCTAATTATGAAATAAGAGACTGTTGGTGCAAAAATGTTTGACTTTAGATTGATAGAcatactatggagaaggaaccgTAATGTTTGACCATTTTAATAAACACAGCCGTGTTAACTTTTCTGCAAGTAAAACTAAAAGTCCATCCACTAAACATCCCACATGCTCTCTAGAAAAGGATTGGAATTTCAGTCTTTGACATGTTCAAACTCAAACGTCAACCACATAACTAAACAGTACGTAGCATTTCTTCATTGCAAATTCTCAACCACAACACCTACCAATCAATATAAATACAAAACCCTCCACCAGCttattaaataacttaaattcaCTCCCATTCCTCTCAAGATGATGAAAAACAAGTCATTAAACATATCAATAGCAACACTTGCTATTGCCTTTCTTATTGTGATTATAGTACCAAAAAATGTGAGTGCTCAAAACTGTGGGTGTGCTGAAGGGGTGTGTTGTAGCCAATATGGTTATTGTGGAAACACTGATGCATATTGTGGCACAGGGTGCCAAGAGGGTCCTTGTAAAGGAGGAAATATTCCACCTAGTACTCCTAGTCCTAGCAATGATGTTAATGTTGCTGACATTGTCACACCAGAGTTTTTCAATAGTATTATTGATCAAGCTGCCTCTAGTTGTGCAGGAAAGAGCTTCTACACAAGAGCTGCTTTTCTTGATGCACTCAATTCTTATAACCAGTTTGGTAGAGCTGGTTCTTCCGATGACTCCAAACGCGAGGTTGCAGCTGCTTTTGCACATTTTACACACGAAACTGGACGTAAGTATTCAATAAATTTCATGTTTCTTAAATCTTAATCACAcataatctcttttttttttagtaatgTTTATGAACAGACATAACATGTGAAATGTTGATGCAGATTTTTGCTATATAGAAGAGATTGACGGTGCATCAAAGGACTACTGTGATGAAAACAACACAGAGTACCCATGTGTCCCTAACAAAGGATACTACGGTCGTGGACCAATTCAATTATCTTGGAACTACAACTACGGACCAGCCGGGAAGGACAATGGTTTTGACGGATTGAACTCTCCCGAAACAGTGGCTAATGATCCTACAGTGTCCTTCAAGACAGCTTTATGGTATTGGATGAAAAATGTTCACCGTGTTGTTAACCAGGGCTTTGGTGCAACCATTAGAGCCATT is part of the Vicia villosa cultivar HV-30 ecotype Madison, WI linkage group LG2, Vvil1.0, whole genome shotgun sequence genome and encodes:
- the LOC131653936 gene encoding endochitinase PR4-like, translated to MMKNKSLNISIATLAIAFLIVIIVPKNVSAQNCGCAEGVCCSQYGYCGNTDAYCGTGCQEGPCKGGNIPPSTPSPSNDVNVADIVTPEFFNSIIDQAASSCAGKSFYTRAAFLDALNSYNQFGRAGSSDDSKREVAAAFAHFTHETGHFCYIEEIDGASKDYCDENNTEYPCVPNKGYYGRGPIQLSWNYNYGPAGKDNGFDGLNSPETVANDPTVSFKTALWYWMKNVHRVVNQGFGATIRAINGKLECDGANPNTVKARVDYYTQYCSKLGVAPGDNLTC